One Streptomyces sp. L2 genomic window carries:
- a CDS encoding DUF397 domain-containing protein, producing the protein MTSGTADLSWFKSSYSGSEGDDCVEVAIAEQAVHVRDSKDVSRPAFAVGREGWGQFVRFASEC; encoded by the coding sequence ATGACTAGCGGTACGGCAGATCTGTCCTGGTTCAAGTCGAGCTACAGCGGCAGCGAGGGAGATGACTGCGTAGAGGTCGCGATCGCCGAACAGGCCGTCCATGTGCGGGACTCCAAGGACGTGAGCCGTCCGGCGTTCGCGGTGGGCCGCGAGGGCTGGGGGCAGTTCGTGCGGTTCGCGTCGGAGTGCTGA
- a CDS encoding helix-turn-helix transcriptional regulator yields the protein MDIVDGGAAEVERVAGGAGPTPAPAGEWEREPQPSDSLRTFGAVVQALREHAGLSREELGAWVRYSKHTVESVELGRRMPDKAFVERAEEPLGNTGALRKASRHLTRGEAGFAAWFRRWAALEREAVSLCTYECRLVPGLLQSRAYARAVFEGTVPPRTDDELEAQLTARMERQTMMRERPTVPFSFIVEEHVFRRRFGDAEAMRGLYDHVLELTAPRNVTFQVVPLEAGLHPCLDGPVRILETPSGQRLGYSEGQKNGRLISDPKEVSVICQRYETLRSQALSPTESRALLERLRGEL from the coding sequence ATGGACATCGTCGACGGGGGCGCGGCCGAGGTCGAGCGCGTGGCGGGAGGCGCCGGACCGACGCCGGCTCCGGCAGGGGAGTGGGAGCGGGAGCCGCAGCCCTCGGACAGTCTGCGGACGTTCGGCGCGGTCGTCCAGGCACTCCGCGAGCACGCGGGCCTGAGCCGTGAGGAACTCGGGGCGTGGGTACGGTACTCCAAGCACACCGTGGAATCGGTGGAGCTGGGCCGCCGGATGCCGGACAAGGCGTTCGTGGAGCGAGCCGAGGAACCGCTTGGCAACACGGGTGCGTTGCGGAAAGCGTCCCGTCATCTCACGCGGGGTGAGGCGGGGTTCGCGGCCTGGTTCCGGCGGTGGGCAGCGCTGGAGCGGGAGGCGGTGAGCCTGTGCACGTATGAGTGCAGGCTGGTTCCGGGCTTGTTGCAGTCACGGGCCTATGCACGGGCGGTGTTCGAGGGCACGGTCCCGCCCCGGACGGATGACGAGCTTGAGGCCCAGCTCACCGCGCGAATGGAACGGCAGACGATGATGCGAGAGCGGCCTACAGTGCCGTTCAGCTTCATCGTCGAGGAGCATGTGTTCCGAAGGCGGTTCGGTGACGCGGAGGCGATGCGCGGACTGTACGACCACGTCCTGGAGCTGACCGCCCCGCGCAACGTGACGTTCCAGGTCGTGCCGTTGGAGGCAGGACTGCACCCGTGCCTGGATGGGCCTGTGCGAATTCTGGAGACTCCGTCGGGCCAGCGGCTGGGGTACTCCGAGGGCCAGAAGAACGGGCGGCTGATCTCCGACCCGAAAGAAGTGAGTGTGATCTGTCAACGCTATGAAACACTGCGGTCGCAGGCCCTGAGCCCCACGGAATCCAGGGCGTTGCTGGAGCGACTGCGAGGAGAGCTATGA
- a CDS encoding ATP-binding protein, translating into MNHATPQVGAQVGTFTQLLSSTRRGARLARLLGVAELRTWGVPEALTERAELVVAELAANAVLHGRVSGRCFRLTLRFDPADGRLRVEVSDARGDLPPLSLPLDDDADTLRTGGRGLALVAALADRVACVPYPPSGKTVRAELLHVAAHLDPAGKTSM; encoded by the coding sequence ATGAATCACGCGACTCCCCAAGTCGGTGCACAGGTGGGCACCTTCACGCAACTGCTGTCCTCGACGCGGCGCGGCGCCCGGCTCGCCCGGCTGCTGGGTGTGGCCGAGCTGCGCACCTGGGGCGTACCGGAGGCCCTCACCGAGCGTGCCGAACTGGTGGTCGCGGAGCTGGCCGCCAACGCCGTACTGCACGGCAGGGTGTCCGGCCGCTGCTTCCGGCTGACCCTTCGATTCGACCCAGCGGACGGCCGTCTCCGCGTCGAAGTGAGCGACGCCCGCGGAGATCTGCCCCCGCTGAGCCTTCCGTTGGACGACGACGCCGACACGCTCCGCACCGGCGGGCGCGGTCTGGCGCTCGTCGCCGCCCTCGCCGACCGCGTGGCCTGCGTCCCGTACCCGCCCAGCGGCAAGACCGTCCGGGCCGAACTGCTGCATGTCGCCGCCCACTTGGACCCGGCCGGCAAGACCTCGATGTGA
- a CDS encoding AAA family ATPase: MPQLDRLPGTPEFRIKLPKGGGEARGYLLKEFGGNGTHKFLLLKGSSVAAEAWPGLGDHARRTRAVLRADGGLADAPAGPDTSAGPGAPSHWTAVRDIACNSSSAAAALVYGYDASGPESWRTAEGHPLADYLSTGWRPPRKAWLVRGSNVSGHNLVRRLWLEEGLVSLAGAHLPPLEEAEPTKSTLRRFVEEGYEGAASYHQKRGLVDELHAFLTQMRVNDTVAAIADGRLYAGRITGEAVRTASPGGLSDFRRSVAWSPHGHPYEELPEEVQQKLSVQHDVVDLTGVLEALDALTGFAGSAGFVEGSEAVADGGTDGESTAVRPVQRELTLPDVTGELAADLLVHDRAWLEEIRELLLDERQLVLYGPPGTGKTYLAMKLAEYFGGGPEQVKIVQFHPSYAYEDFFEGFRPVEDPETREVAFRLTAGPLRELADLASREGNRHVPHFLVIDEINRANLAKVFGELYFLLEYRTKSVRLTYSGDDFALPPSLFVIGTMNTADRSIALVDAAMRRRFAFVELSPRTEPTAGLLARWLAREGKDPEPARLLDALNSLIGDADFAIGPSYLMKPGVYRDGGLARTWRTKILPLLEEHHYGEGLDVPARYGLDALRERLP, from the coding sequence ATGCCGCAGCTCGACCGGCTTCCCGGCACACCCGAGTTCCGCATCAAGCTGCCCAAGGGCGGCGGCGAGGCCCGCGGGTACCTGCTCAAGGAGTTCGGCGGCAACGGCACGCACAAGTTCCTTCTGCTGAAGGGCTCTTCGGTGGCCGCCGAGGCGTGGCCGGGGCTCGGCGACCACGCGCGCCGTACGCGTGCGGTACTGCGGGCGGACGGCGGCCTCGCCGACGCTCCCGCCGGTCCCGATACCTCCGCGGGTCCCGGCGCACCGTCGCACTGGACGGCGGTCCGGGACATCGCATGCAACTCCTCCTCGGCCGCCGCCGCCCTGGTCTACGGCTACGACGCCTCCGGGCCGGAGTCCTGGCGCACCGCCGAGGGGCATCCACTCGCCGACTACCTGTCCACCGGCTGGCGCCCGCCACGCAAGGCCTGGCTGGTCCGCGGCTCCAACGTCTCGGGGCACAACCTGGTACGGCGGCTGTGGCTGGAGGAGGGGCTCGTCTCGCTCGCGGGCGCGCATCTGCCGCCCCTGGAGGAGGCCGAGCCCACCAAGAGCACGCTGCGCCGCTTCGTCGAGGAGGGGTACGAAGGGGCGGCCTCGTACCACCAGAAGCGGGGCCTCGTCGACGAACTGCACGCCTTCCTCACGCAGATGCGCGTCAATGACACGGTGGCCGCCATCGCCGACGGCCGGCTGTACGCCGGGCGGATCACCGGCGAGGCCGTGCGGACCGCGTCCCCGGGCGGGCTGTCCGACTTCCGGCGGTCCGTCGCCTGGTCACCGCACGGGCACCCGTACGAGGAACTGCCGGAGGAAGTACAGCAGAAGCTGTCCGTACAGCATGACGTCGTCGACCTGACCGGGGTCCTGGAGGCACTCGACGCGCTCACCGGGTTCGCCGGGTCCGCAGGGTTCGTCGAGGGCTCGGAGGCAGTGGCGGACGGCGGCACCGACGGCGAATCCACCGCCGTACGGCCGGTGCAGCGGGAGCTGACCCTGCCGGACGTCACCGGCGAACTCGCCGCCGACCTCCTCGTCCACGACCGGGCCTGGCTGGAGGAGATACGGGAACTGCTTCTCGACGAGCGCCAGTTGGTGCTGTACGGGCCGCCGGGTACCGGCAAGACGTACCTGGCGATGAAGCTCGCCGAGTACTTCGGCGGCGGACCCGAGCAGGTCAAGATCGTGCAGTTCCATCCGTCGTACGCCTACGAGGACTTCTTCGAGGGCTTCCGGCCCGTGGAGGACCCCGAGACGCGGGAGGTGGCGTTCCGGCTGACGGCGGGCCCGCTCCGGGAACTCGCCGACCTCGCCTCCCGCGAGGGCAACCGGCACGTCCCACACTTCCTCGTCATCGACGAGATCAACCGCGCGAACCTGGCGAAGGTCTTCGGCGAGCTGTACTTCCTCCTGGAGTACCGGACGAAGTCCGTGCGCCTGACCTACTCGGGGGACGACTTCGCGCTCCCGCCCAGCCTGTTCGTGATCGGCACGATGAACACCGCCGACCGGTCCATCGCCCTGGTCGACGCGGCGATGCGGCGGCGCTTCGCGTTCGTGGAGCTGTCCCCGCGCACCGAGCCGACCGCCGGACTCCTCGCGCGCTGGCTGGCCCGCGAGGGCAAGGACCCGGAGCCGGCCAGGCTGCTGGACGCGCTCAACTCCCTCATCGGCGACGCCGACTTCGCGATCGGGCCGTCGTACCTGATGAAGCCCGGCGTGTACCGCGACGGCGGACTGGCCAGGACCTGGCGTACGAAGATCCTGCCGCTGCTGGAGGAGCACCACTACGGCGAGGGTCTGGACGTCCCCGCCCGCTACGGCCTCGACGCGCTGCGCGAGCGACTGCCGTGA
- a CDS encoding restriction endonuclease: MTTLDVTLREYGPAVSVPLDAAAGRALAASGVLRSATPDPERAGHWLLRAGSRVGALRTPGGHVVRIMPKTPVRRLFFLLGFSLDPARAWRDGREGTVDTGAYDDVVPALAHAVERQVDAALRQGVLQGYREVRESALVVRGRLREAEQIRRHFGRTPPAEIAYDAYTADTAENRLLRAATERLLRLPGVPGPVRRRLAHQRVRLADAAPLIRGQELPRWQPSRLNSRYQPALRLAEAVLRGTSPEHRPPGADPLAVDGFLLDMNQLFEDFVAVALREALREHGLTARLQDPHHLDTAGDLRIRPDLVVRSGDGRTPVAVVDAKYKVEKADGAPHADLYQALAYATVLGLREAHLVYAAGQRAERFHEVRGTAAAPGGRGTRLYRHSLDLSRDPDHLLAAVRHIAGRLTGDRPAPRS; this comes from the coding sequence GTGACCACACTGGACGTGACGTTGCGCGAGTACGGGCCCGCCGTCTCCGTGCCGCTGGACGCCGCCGCGGGGCGGGCCCTGGCTGCCTCCGGTGTCCTGCGGAGCGCCACTCCCGACCCCGAGCGCGCCGGGCACTGGCTGCTGCGCGCGGGCAGCCGCGTCGGCGCCCTGCGCACGCCCGGCGGGCACGTCGTACGGATCATGCCCAAGACGCCCGTACGGCGGCTGTTCTTCCTCCTCGGCTTCAGCCTCGACCCGGCCCGCGCCTGGCGCGACGGCCGGGAGGGCACCGTGGACACCGGCGCGTACGACGACGTCGTGCCCGCGCTCGCGCACGCCGTGGAGCGCCAGGTGGACGCGGCGCTGCGGCAGGGCGTCCTCCAGGGCTACCGGGAGGTGCGGGAGTCCGCGCTCGTGGTGCGCGGGCGGCTGCGCGAGGCCGAGCAGATCCGGCGGCACTTCGGCCGGACGCCGCCCGCCGAGATCGCCTACGACGCGTACACCGCCGACACCGCCGAGAACCGCCTGCTGCGCGCCGCCACCGAGCGGCTGCTGCGGCTGCCGGGCGTGCCCGGACCCGTGCGGCGGCGCCTCGCCCACCAGCGGGTGCGGCTCGCGGACGCGGCCCCTCTCATACGCGGGCAGGAGCTGCCGCGCTGGCAGCCCTCGCGCCTGAACTCCCGCTACCAGCCCGCCCTGCGGCTCGCCGAGGCCGTTCTGCGCGGGACGTCTCCCGAGCACCGGCCGCCCGGCGCGGACCCGCTCGCCGTGGACGGGTTCCTGCTCGACATGAACCAGCTCTTCGAGGACTTCGTCGCGGTGGCCCTGCGGGAGGCCCTGCGAGAGCACGGCCTGACCGCACGCCTCCAGGACCCGCACCACCTCGACACCGCGGGCGACCTGCGCATCCGTCCGGACCTGGTCGTCCGCAGCGGTGACGGCCGCACGCCGGTCGCCGTCGTGGACGCCAAGTACAAGGTGGAGAAGGCCGACGGCGCCCCTCACGCCGACCTGTACCAGGCCCTCGCCTACGCCACCGTCCTCGGCCTGCGCGAGGCGCACCTGGTGTACGCGGCCGGGCAGCGGGCCGAGCGCTTCCACGAGGTGCGGGGAACGGCCGCCGCTCCGGGCGGCCGGGGCACGCGGCTGTACCGGCACAGCCTCGACCTGTCCCGGGACCCGGACCACCTGCTGGCCGCCGTCCGGCACATCGCCGGGCGGCTGACCGGAGATCGCCCGGCCCCCCGCTCATGA
- a CDS encoding UvrD-helicase domain-containing protein, with protein sequence MPRLAFTQSFWDGYDTLEKPVRAGVRKAMAKFQALSAADLNADKGLHLESVEKARDPRMRTIRVTDFWRGVVLAPDDGSDVFLLVNVLPHDDAYTWAAKRLYSANTATRALEVRDAVALDELTPLYETAARTAPRLLFADVSDGTLRELGIDDQVLRAARSLADKAQLEAFATLLPEDQLEVLQYLAEGFSPEDVYRDVVAVRRPADAPAEPVEDLATVIANTSARIRLVTGPHELEEALAKPFAAWRVFLHPSQRRVAYRTSYGGPVQVTGGPGTGKTVAALHRVKHLLGRSTDGRVLLTTYTNALAAGLREMLGLLLDGDEELLARVDVTTVDAFAHGVVRARSAAVPRPLGDREQRQLWEKTVKQLELPFSARFLALEYRHVVLGQNLGGLDAYLGASRRGRGTGLGPARRREVWSGVERFEQLLRDRGETTHLRTCARAAELLAGAPAPYAHVVVDEAQDLHPAQWRVLRAAVAPGPDDLFLTGDPHQRIYDSRVSLGSLGIATAGRSFRLRVNYRSTEEILAWSARLLAPVSVDALDGEGTDSLAGYRSLLHGSRPRARGYASRQEETEALVERVRALLAEGLAPHEVGVCARFNLSLDAAEEKLRAAGIPVLRVKGQAAQGVGVGAGVDGVRLATMHAMKGLEFRAVSVLGAGEGSVPFTREITPREADPLQHDADLLRERCLLFVACTRAREALSVTWSGTPSPFLPEGA encoded by the coding sequence ATGCCCCGGCTCGCCTTCACCCAGAGCTTCTGGGACGGCTACGACACCCTGGAAAAGCCGGTCCGGGCCGGGGTACGCAAGGCGATGGCCAAGTTCCAGGCCCTGAGCGCCGCCGACCTCAACGCGGACAAGGGACTGCACCTGGAGTCCGTCGAGAAGGCCCGTGACCCGCGGATGCGCACCATCCGCGTCACCGACTTCTGGCGGGGCGTCGTCCTCGCCCCCGACGACGGCAGCGATGTCTTCCTCCTGGTCAACGTCCTGCCGCACGACGACGCCTACACCTGGGCCGCGAAACGCCTGTACAGCGCGAACACCGCGACCCGCGCCCTGGAGGTACGTGACGCCGTCGCCCTGGACGAGCTGACACCGCTGTACGAGACGGCCGCGCGCACGGCACCCCGGCTGCTGTTCGCGGACGTCTCCGACGGCACGCTGCGCGAACTCGGCATCGACGACCAGGTGTTGCGCGCGGCACGGTCCCTGGCGGACAAGGCCCAGCTGGAGGCGTTCGCCACGCTGCTGCCGGAGGACCAGCTGGAGGTGCTCCAGTACCTCGCGGAGGGGTTCAGCCCCGAGGACGTCTACCGGGACGTCGTGGCCGTCCGCCGGCCCGCCGACGCGCCCGCCGAGCCGGTCGAGGACCTGGCCACGGTGATCGCCAACACGTCCGCGCGCATCCGCCTCGTCACCGGTCCGCACGAGCTGGAGGAGGCGCTGGCGAAGCCGTTCGCGGCGTGGCGGGTGTTCCTGCACCCCTCGCAGCGGCGCGTCGCCTACCGCACCTCGTACGGCGGTCCCGTCCAGGTCACGGGCGGGCCGGGAACGGGCAAGACCGTGGCCGCGCTGCACCGGGTCAAGCACCTGCTCGGCCGCTCCACGGACGGCCGTGTCCTGCTGACGACGTACACCAACGCGCTCGCCGCCGGACTGCGCGAGATGCTGGGCCTGCTCCTCGACGGGGACGAGGAGCTGCTGGCGCGGGTCGACGTGACGACGGTCGACGCGTTCGCCCACGGTGTCGTGCGCGCGCGGTCGGCGGCCGTGCCCAGGCCGCTCGGCGACCGGGAGCAGCGGCAGCTGTGGGAGAAGACGGTCAAGCAGCTCGAACTGCCCTTCAGCGCCCGGTTCCTGGCCCTGGAGTACCGGCACGTCGTCCTCGGCCAGAACCTGGGCGGCCTCGACGCCTACCTCGGCGCGAGCCGACGCGGCCGCGGCACCGGGCTCGGGCCCGCACGACGACGGGAGGTGTGGAGCGGCGTGGAGCGGTTCGAGCAGCTGCTGCGCGACCGCGGCGAGACCACCCACCTGCGGACCTGTGCCCGCGCGGCGGAACTCCTCGCCGGCGCGCCCGCTCCGTACGCCCATGTCGTCGTGGACGAGGCGCAGGACCTGCACCCCGCGCAGTGGCGGGTGCTGCGGGCCGCCGTGGCGCCCGGTCCCGACGACCTGTTCCTCACCGGCGACCCGCACCAGCGGATCTACGACTCCCGGGTGTCGCTCGGCTCCCTGGGCATCGCCACGGCCGGCCGCAGCTTCCGGCTGCGCGTCAACTACCGCTCGACCGAGGAGATCCTGGCCTGGTCGGCGCGGCTCCTCGCGCCCGTCTCCGTCGACGCGCTCGACGGCGAGGGAACGGACTCGCTGGCCGGGTACCGCTCGCTGCTGCACGGGAGCCGCCCCCGGGCCCGGGGGTACGCGAGCCGGCAGGAGGAGACCGAGGCGCTGGTGGAGCGGGTGCGGGCGCTGCTCGCGGAGGGTCTCGCGCCGCACGAGGTCGGCGTGTGCGCACGCTTCAACCTCTCGCTGGACGCGGCGGAGGAGAAGCTGAGGGCCGCGGGCATCCCGGTGCTGCGGGTCAAGGGGCAGGCCGCGCAGGGCGTGGGGGTGGGCGCGGGCGTTGACGGGGTGCGGCTGGCGACGATGCACGCGATGAAGGGGCTTGAGTTCCGCGCGGTGTCCGTCCTCGGCGCCGGCGAGGGCTCGGTCCCGTTCACCCGTGAGATCACTCCGCGTGAGGCGGACCCGTTGCAGCACGACGCCGATCTGCTCCGCGAGCGCTGCCTGCTCTTCGTCGCCTGCACGCGGGCGCGCGAGGCACTGAGCGTGACGTGGAGCGGAACACCGAGCCCGTTCCTGCCGGAGGGGGCCTGA
- a CDS encoding N-6 DNA methylase, whose protein sequence is MTDNAASPVGPLVTGSEIARLAGVTRAAVSNWRRRYDDFPAPAAGAANSPLYALAEVQDWLDRQRKGQEVSPEVELWQSMRAAYGEQMVAGLAAVAAVLAGESGPALPDDVATRLRELVQAGDPVELVNGLTERFMDSARRAGSDQVTAERVVRAVRHFAPEPADGATVLDPACGTGVLLLSVASGTGTRCHGQETDADSARFAQLRADVLGRSGVRVVAGDSLRADAWADLKADLVVCDPPTGVTDWGREDLLLDSRWELGVPSKAEGELAWLQHAYAHTGTGGQVLMVMPASAAYRRAGRRIRSELVRRGILRQVVALPPGTATSHALPVHLWCLRRPESTTGADTNHSVRMVDLTGNSPEGSLEPRHDQVADVPLIELLDDTVDLTPGSHLRSRHRDYPGEYAALREELEEQIRRLAALLPELVAGGGPRSLDAATTSVAELARAGLVAYEGQEPVSASDQLDTDYLRGFLRSSGNARRSTSASGTYRLDGKGSRVPRMGIDDQRRYGSAFRALTAFEEGMRKADELSRRLAETARDGLATGALAPHE, encoded by the coding sequence ATGACGGACAACGCCGCTTCTCCGGTCGGCCCCCTGGTCACCGGTTCCGAGATCGCTCGGTTGGCCGGAGTCACGCGGGCGGCCGTGTCCAACTGGCGTCGGCGCTACGACGACTTCCCCGCGCCCGCGGCAGGCGCCGCGAACAGCCCGCTCTACGCGCTCGCCGAGGTCCAGGACTGGCTGGACAGGCAGCGCAAGGGCCAGGAGGTGTCGCCCGAGGTCGAGTTGTGGCAGAGCATGCGGGCCGCGTACGGCGAGCAGATGGTCGCCGGTCTGGCGGCGGTGGCCGCGGTACTGGCGGGTGAATCCGGTCCGGCGCTTCCGGACGACGTCGCCACGCGGCTGCGGGAACTCGTCCAGGCCGGGGATCCCGTCGAGCTCGTGAACGGTCTGACGGAACGTTTCATGGACTCCGCCCGGCGTGCGGGATCCGATCAGGTGACTGCCGAGCGCGTCGTGCGCGCAGTCCGCCACTTCGCTCCCGAGCCGGCCGACGGTGCCACGGTCCTCGACCCCGCCTGCGGGACCGGAGTGCTGCTGCTGTCCGTCGCGTCCGGCACGGGGACGCGGTGCCACGGGCAGGAGACGGACGCCGACAGCGCCCGGTTCGCGCAGCTCCGCGCCGACGTCCTGGGGCGGTCCGGCGTGCGGGTCGTGGCGGGGGACTCCCTGCGGGCGGACGCCTGGGCGGACCTCAAGGCCGATCTGGTCGTCTGCGACCCCCCGACCGGAGTGACCGACTGGGGGCGGGAGGACCTGCTGCTCGACTCGCGCTGGGAACTCGGCGTCCCGTCCAAGGCGGAGGGGGAACTCGCCTGGCTCCAGCACGCCTACGCGCACACCGGGACCGGCGGCCAGGTCCTCATGGTCATGCCGGCGTCGGCGGCCTACCGCAGGGCGGGCCGCCGCATCCGTTCGGAACTGGTGCGCCGGGGCATCCTGCGCCAGGTGGTGGCCCTGCCGCCGGGTACGGCGACCTCGCACGCCCTCCCCGTCCACCTCTGGTGCCTGCGTCGCCCCGAGAGTACGACGGGCGCGGACACGAACCACTCGGTGCGGATGGTCGACCTGACCGGCAACAGTCCCGAGGGGAGCCTGGAGCCACGGCACGACCAGGTCGCCGACGTACCCCTGATCGAGCTGCTGGACGACACCGTCGACCTGACCCCCGGCAGCCACCTGCGGTCCCGGCACCGCGACTATCCCGGCGAGTACGCCGCTCTGCGCGAGGAGCTGGAGGAGCAGATCCGCCGGCTCGCCGCGCTCCTGCCCGAGCTGGTGGCGGGCGGCGGACCGCGCTCGCTCGACGCAGCCACGACCAGCGTCGCGGAACTCGCCCGTGCCGGACTCGTCGCCTACGAGGGTCAGGAGCCGGTGTCGGCGAGCGATCAGCTCGACACCGACTATCTGCGGGGCTTCCTGCGCAGCTCCGGCAACGCCCGCCGGTCCACCAGCGCCAGCGGGACCTACCGCCTCGACGGCAAGGGCTCCCGTGTCCCCCGCATGGGCATCGACGACCAGCGCCGCTACGGATCCGCCTTCCGCGCCCTCACCGCGTTCGAGGAGGGCATGCGCAAGGCCGACGAACTGAGCCGGCGCCTCGCCGAAACCGCCCGAGACGGCCTGGCCACGGGCGCCCTCGCCCCGCACGAGTGA
- a CDS encoding GlxA family transcriptional regulator, with amino-acid sequence MLERRVVVVVYAGAMALDITGPIEVFDTANRLLGASGTPYRTDFVSADAPLVRTSSGVVLGASPLEAGEGPIDTLLVPGGWSLDRALRDQELVSWIGRAAARSRRVASVCGGSFLLAEAGLLDGRRATTHWAYSEAMACRYPRVTVDAEPIFVWDGPFVTSAGVSTGIDMALALVEADHGAALALETARFLVLFLKRHGGQSQYSAVLDAQLADHPPIRAAQEWILANLDSPLPVAEIARQANMSHRNFARVFRREVGTTPGQYVERTRIARARELLETTDLTIGQIAGRCGFPATETFFRSFGRTLGLTPKEYRHRFQVITPSGLIDRHHERESSPA; translated from the coding sequence GTGCTGGAGCGACGTGTTGTTGTGGTGGTGTACGCGGGGGCGATGGCCCTGGACATCACCGGACCGATTGAAGTGTTCGATACCGCGAACCGGCTCCTGGGGGCCTCGGGGACCCCCTACCGGACCGACTTCGTCTCCGCCGACGCGCCGCTGGTGCGCACGAGTTCGGGGGTGGTGCTCGGTGCGTCGCCGCTGGAGGCGGGGGAAGGACCGATCGACACCCTGCTCGTGCCGGGTGGCTGGAGTCTCGACCGGGCGCTGCGGGACCAGGAGTTGGTCTCCTGGATCGGCCGGGCGGCGGCCCGGTCGCGCAGGGTCGCCTCCGTGTGCGGCGGATCCTTCCTGCTGGCCGAGGCGGGCCTCCTCGACGGCAGACGCGCCACCACGCACTGGGCGTACAGCGAGGCGATGGCGTGCCGCTATCCGCGCGTGACGGTGGACGCCGAACCGATCTTCGTGTGGGACGGCCCCTTCGTGACCTCGGCGGGCGTGTCGACGGGCATCGACATGGCGCTGGCGCTGGTGGAGGCCGACCACGGGGCGGCGCTCGCGCTGGAGACGGCGCGGTTCCTGGTGCTGTTCCTCAAACGGCACGGCGGGCAGTCGCAGTACAGCGCCGTCCTCGACGCCCAGTTGGCCGACCATCCGCCGATCCGGGCGGCGCAGGAGTGGATCCTGGCCAACCTGGACAGCCCGCTGCCCGTGGCCGAGATCGCGCGGCAGGCCAATATGAGCCACCGCAACTTCGCCCGGGTCTTCCGGCGCGAGGTGGGCACGACACCCGGCCAGTACGTCGAGCGGACGCGTATCGCCCGCGCCCGCGAGCTCCTGGAGACCACCGACCTGACGATCGGCCAGATCGCCGGCCGCTGCGGGTTCCCCGCCACCGAGACGTTCTTCCGCTCCTTCGGGCGGACCCTGGGCCTCACCCCCAAGGAATACCGGCACCGGTTCCAGGTCATCACGCCGTCCGGTCTCATCGACCGGCACCACGAGAGGGAGTCGAGTCCCGCATGA